Proteins from a genomic interval of Coregonus clupeaformis isolate EN_2021a chromosome 4, ASM2061545v1, whole genome shotgun sequence:
- the fundc1 gene encoding FUN14 domain-containing protein 1 → MPGTAFKSEHSKMADREADPEKEEDTYEVVYLTEYVRRQQWWGRLFGGNNSGPMSGKYSVATQIVLGGLSGWCAGYLFQKVGKIAATAVGGGFLLLQIANHSGYVQVDWKRVEKDVNKAKRHLKKKADRAVPEFNSFIDQSTEFVKTNIIITSGFFGGFLLGLAS, encoded by the exons ATGCCTGGGACAGCATTTAAGTCAGAGCACTCCAAAATGGCGGATCGTGAAGCGG ACCCAGAGAAGGAAGAGGACACATACGAGGTGGTCTACCTAACAGAATATGTCAGACGTCAACAATGGTGGGGCCGCCTATTTGGTGGGAACAATTCGGGTCCTATGTCTGGGAAGTATTCGGTGGCCACACAAATAGTACTGGGGGGCTTGAGTGGCTG GTGTGCAGGATATCTTTTCCAAAAGGTGGGGAAGATTGCAGCCACCGCTGTGGGTGGAGGATTCCTGTTATTACAG ATAGCCAACCACAGTGGCTATGTGCAGGTGGACTGGAAGAGAGTGGAGAAGGATGTCAACAAAGCCAAGAGACACCTGAAGAAGAAAGCCGACAGGGCTGTACCAGAGTTTAACTCTTTTATTGACCAG TCCACAGAGTTTGTGAAGACAAACATAATCATCACCAGTGGATTCTTCGGAGGCTTCTTGCTTGGACTGGCATCCTAA